The Phosphitispora fastidiosa genomic interval TACATTTCCCTTGTGGAGATGCTGAAGCGTAAGGGATATCCCCGGACATCCAGCCAGACTCCTCTGGAATATGTGCGTGGTTTGTCTGACCAACTTCCTGATGATTACTGCAGTATTTTTACAGTCACGAATGCATACCTTACTGACAAATATGGCAAGGGAAAGCTGAGCAGAGAAGAGTTGGAAGAGGTCAGGTCAGTTTGGCGGGCGCTGGTAAACAAGTGGACTGAAAAGCCCGGGGATTGACAATCGGTCAGTTACTCTGCTATGCTTTGATGTGTAGTCCTTTCAGAAAAATTTTTGGAGGTAAATAGATGTTAAACGATGTTGAAAAGTGCCTAATCTCCAGGGAGCAGATTGCTGAGAAGGTTGCCCTGCTTGGGCAGCAGATATCGGAAGATTACAGGGGTAAGGACTTGATTGTGGTGGGAATCTTAAAAGGTGCAGTGGTTTTTTTATCAGATCTTATAAGGGAAATTTCCATACCTCTCTACATAGATTTCATGGCTGTTTCCAGTTATGGTTCGTCCACCGAGTCTTCGGGTGTGGTCAGAATTCTGAATGATCTTGATATGAGCATAGAAGGAATGCATGTGCTGATTGTTGAAGATATAGTTGACACTGGGCTTACTCTTAAATACCTTGTGGAAAACCTGAAAAACAGGAAAGCCGCTTCAGTTAAAGTCTGTACACTCCTGGAGAAGCCTGCCAGAAGGAAGGTCAAGGTGGACTTAGATTATAACGGGTTTGTGATTCCTGATGAGTTTGCAGTTGGTTATGGCCTGGATTATAATAACAAGTACCGCAGCCTGCCGGGGATTTATGTGCTCAAGAAAGAAATTTACTCCAGTTAGTGGAGCAGGAAGCAAATAAAAGATTATTAAGGGAGGATATAAAGGGATGGTAAGAGATAAGGAACTGGTGCTAATCCTGGATTTCGGCGGTCAGTATACTCAGTTGATTGCCCGGCGCATCAGGGAGTGCAGGGTGTATTGTGAGATAATTTCTTACCGTACCCCGGCTGCAGAAATTGCCGCAATGGGACCAAAGGGCATCGTCCTTTCCGGGGGGCCTTCAAGTGTTTATGTGGAAAATGCCCCTGTTTGTGACCTGGAAATTTTTAACCTGGGGATACCCATTTTTGGGATTTGTTACGGGATGCAGCTTATGGCCCAGGTCTTGGGCGGCAATGTCAGCAGGGCTGATAACCGTGAATATGGGAAGACAAAGCTGCAGGTACTTGAAAAGGACAATCCTCTTTTTAAGGGACTTCCTGAAGTCCTTCAGGTATGGATGAGTCACGGCGATTTTGTGGCAGCGCCGCCGCCCGGGTTTAAGGCCTTAGGATGTACCGGCAATACCCCTGTGGCAGCTCTGGGCAGTGATGAAAAGAAAATCTATGGAGTGCAGTTTCATCCGGAAGTGGTTCATACGCCGGAAGGCCAGCGCATGCTTGAATTTTACCTTTTTGATATCTGCCGCTGTTCGGGAAACTGGACCATGGAGTCTTTTATTGACCAGACGGTGAAGGAAGTCAGAGAAGCAGTAGGTGACAAGAAGGTGCTCTGTGCCTTAAGCGGCGGAGTAGATTCCTCTGTGGCTGCCGCATTGGTCCATAAGGCAATCGGGGACCAGCTTACCTGTGTCTTTGTTGATCATGGACTGCTGAGGAAGGACGAAGCCAAACAGGTAATTGAAACCTTCCGCAATCAGTTCCACATCAACCTTATCGCTGTAGATGCTTCCGGAAGGTTCCTGGACAAGCTGGATGGAGTCACTGAACCGGAACAAAAAAGAAAGATTATCGGAAATGAGTTTATCCGTGTATTTGAGGAAGAAGCCCGAAAACTCGGCGAAATAGATTTCCTTGTCCAGGGCACTCTGTACCCTGATGTTGTGGAAAGCGGCACAGACACTGCTGCAGTTATCAAGTCACACCACAATGTGGGCGGACTGCCTGAGGATATGGAACTGGAGCTTATTGAGCCTCTGAAATGGCTGTTTAAGGATGAGGTCCGCCTGGTTGGGGAACAACTGGGATTGCCGGAACAAATTGTGTGGAGACAGCCATTTCCCGGACCGGGGCTGGCCATTAGGATACTGGGTGACATAAACAGAGACAAACTGGATACCTTGAGAGAGGCTGATGCCATCCTCCATGAGGAGATAATCAAGGCAGGCCTGTACCGGGAAATCTGGCAGTTTTTCGCCGTTCTGCCCTCCATGCGTTCCGTCGGGGTCATGGGTGATGAGCGGACCTACAGCTACACCTGTGTGCTGCGTGCTGTCACCAGCCACGACGGGATGACTGCCGACTGGGCCAGGATACCCTATGATGTGCTGGAGAGCATTTCTTCCAGGATAGTGAATGAGATAAAGGATATCAACCGGGTTGTTTATGACATTACCTCCAAGCCCCCGGCAACTATTGAGTGGGAGTAGGATGACAATTCACAATGCACAATTGACAGTGGACAATTGACGATTAACAATTGACAATGATAAAACCGGTGGTTTAGAATTTGGGCATTTTTGCTCACTGCTAAGCCACCGGTTTTTTTGTTTGCCAATCTCGGGTGGGTATATAAATTTCGCGCATTTCGGTGCTTTTGGAATACCGTTGTTTCCACCCATTGCCTGGACAGCCTATTATATGCTATTTTTATATTTCATGCCTCAGAATAAACCCTGGAAGTACATCTTCCCTGTAATTGCAGGATGTTTTAGTTTATACTTTTCTTATTTTTTACAGGAAATTGGTATTTTCAGGTGGAATTACGGAAGTCCTGTTCTGCATCTGCTTATCATTTATCTCCCTTGGGAATTTTCGGTTGCCTGGATATATTTAAGAACGATAAAAGGGAAGACAAATAAGCGGCGGCTGCCCAAACATTATTTCGCTGTTCCGGCACCTGCAATGAAGA includes:
- the hpt gene encoding hypoxanthine phosphoribosyltransferase, yielding MLNDVEKCLISREQIAEKVALLGQQISEDYRGKDLIVVGILKGAVVFLSDLIREISIPLYIDFMAVSSYGSSTESSGVVRILNDLDMSIEGMHVLIVEDIVDTGLTLKYLVENLKNRKAASVKVCTLLEKPARRKVKVDLDYNGFVIPDEFAVGYGLDYNNKYRSLPGIYVLKKEIYSS
- the guaA gene encoding glutamine-hydrolyzing GMP synthase gives rise to the protein MVRDKELVLILDFGGQYTQLIARRIRECRVYCEIISYRTPAAEIAAMGPKGIVLSGGPSSVYVENAPVCDLEIFNLGIPIFGICYGMQLMAQVLGGNVSRADNREYGKTKLQVLEKDNPLFKGLPEVLQVWMSHGDFVAAPPPGFKALGCTGNTPVAALGSDEKKIYGVQFHPEVVHTPEGQRMLEFYLFDICRCSGNWTMESFIDQTVKEVREAVGDKKVLCALSGGVDSSVAAALVHKAIGDQLTCVFVDHGLLRKDEAKQVIETFRNQFHINLIAVDASGRFLDKLDGVTEPEQKRKIIGNEFIRVFEEEARKLGEIDFLVQGTLYPDVVESGTDTAAVIKSHHNVGGLPEDMELELIEPLKWLFKDEVRLVGEQLGLPEQIVWRQPFPGPGLAIRILGDINRDKLDTLREADAILHEEIIKAGLYREIWQFFAVLPSMRSVGVMGDERTYSYTCVLRAVTSHDGMTADWARIPYDVLESISSRIVNEIKDINRVVYDITSKPPATIEWE